Proteins encoded in a region of the Fundulus heteroclitus isolate FHET01 chromosome 2, MU-UCD_Fhet_4.1, whole genome shotgun sequence genome:
- the poglut3 gene encoding protein O-glucosyltransferase 3, translated as MSCKRSADIVAAMQRVLISKCVILVVLFAPNLPASECERISPERCLVWGPGLSADAVLPVRYFFIQAVSSEGRNLTLSPGKETFKVKISPLNKEEYIRVHTPPPLDRGDGSFLMRYRLYGSAVTGLKVEILHQDVAVAKSPYIIQGPVYHEYCDCPESDASVWQRVLQCPANEPQILADFTSFPTIDLQHLRREVPLRFSNRGGLIHYAIVDNKVYRRTLGKYTDFKMFSDEMLLSLTRKVRVPDVEFFINVGDWPLETRTEGALPILSWCGSTDTRDIVLPTYEVTHSTLETMRGVTNDLLSVQGNTGPPWANKTERAFFRGRDSREERLQLVSLSQKSPELLDAGITGWFFFRDREKQVGKAPLVGFFDFFKYKYQVNVDGTVAAYRFPYLMLGNSLVLKQDSQYYEHFYRHLKAGSHYVSVRRNLTDLLEKIQWARDNDAEAAAIARAGQAEARELLQPSRLYCYYHSVLRTYAEHQAGRPTPHADMEPVPQPDDHTAACLCRRASPEKGSSKNEEL; from the exons ATGTCGTGTAAGCGAAGCGCAGACATAGTCGCAGCTATGCAGAGGGTTCTAATCAGTAAGTGTGTGATTTTAGTAGTTTTATTTGCACCAAACCTGCCGGCGTCTGAGTGCGAGCGAATCAGTCCGGAGAGATGTCTCGTTTGGGGTCCAGGGCTGAGTGCCGACGCAGTTTTACCCGTCCGTTACTTCTTCATTCAGGCGGTCAGCTCTGAGGGACGAAACCTGACTTTGTCACCAG GGAAAGAGACGTTCAAGGTGAAGATAAGTCCCCTAAACAAGGAGGAGTACATCCGTGTCCACACCCCGCCACCACTGGACAGAGGGGACGGGTCCTTTCTGATGAGGTACCGCCTTTATGGATCTGCAGTCACAGGCCTGAAGGTGGAGATCCTCCACCAAGATGTCGCTGTGGCCAAGTCGCCCTACATCATCCAGG GCCCCGTCTATCATGAATACTGCGACTGCCCAGAATCTGACGCTTCCGTGTGGCAGCGTGTGCTGCAGTGCCCTGCCAACGAACCTCAGATCCTGGCCGACTTCACGTCCTTTCCCACCATCGACCTGCAGCATCTCAGACGCGAAGTGCCGCTCAGGTTCTCCAACAGAGGAGGCCTCATCCATTACGCCATCGTTGACAACAAGGTGTACCGGCGCACGCTCGGAAAGTACACCGACTTCAAGATGTTCTCTGACGAAATGCTGCTGTCACTAACCAGAAAG GTGAGAGTGCCCGACGTGGAGTTTTTCATCAATGTGGGCGACTGGCCTTTGGAGACGAGGACGGAGGGAGCTCTTCCCATCCTCTCCTGGTGCGGCTCGACCGATACGCGGGACATCGTCCTTCCCACCTACGAGGTGACGCACTCCACCCTGGAGACCATGAGAGGCGTCACTAATGACCTTTTGTCTGTCCAGGGCAACACAG GTCCGCCGTGGGCTAATAAAACCGAGCGGGCTTTTTTCCGTGGCCGGGACAGCCGGGAGGAGCGCCTCCAGCTGGTCTCTCTGTCCCAGAAATCCCCGGAGCTGCTGGATGCCGGCATCACTGGGTGGTTCTTCTTTAGGGACCGGGAGAAGCAGGTGGGCAAAGCACCACTTGTGGGATTCTTTGACTTCTTCAAG TATAAATACCAGGTAAACGTGGACGGGACTGTGGCGGCGTATCGGTTTCCCTACCTGATGCTGGGGAACAGTCTGGTTCTGAAACAGGACTCGCAGTACTACGAGCACTTCTACAGACACCTGAAGGCGGGCTCTCACTACGTCTCCGTGAGGAGAAACCTGACGGACCTGTTGGAGAAGATCCAGTGGGCCAGAGACAACGACGCTGAAGCGGCGGCGATCGCCCGGGCGGGCCAGGCGGAGGCCAGAGAGCTGCTGCAGCCCAGCCGGCTGTACTGCTACTACCACAGCGTGCTGCGAACGTACGCCGAGCACCAGGCCGGGCGGCCCACGCCGCACGCCGACATGGAGCCGGTGCCTCAGCCGGACGATCACACGGCCGCGTGTTTGTGTCGGCGCGCGAGCCCCGAAAAAGGATCCAGTAAGAATGAGGAATTGTGA
- the rep15 gene encoding rab15 effector protein: MGQKTSNTTSNKAANSSFFSFLKRFSPPKPSSDKTTSPRTGIFAKLTPNKSTDFTRLISNCISFASSRTQEYLVFKDPEGKFQPSSQALTQVFLMTYITQSVNLDYTDTFNCTAMTPEQRILLGADWVWAILEKPTKNPKIQIAVQVLHLPEREEAEEREADGKPVSESIQMAQMESRNKNTYERMVDFCTSIGKDCYALFLFFGKRDDKENIYGVLSNNFEAAVGKCDKIDRALIENFLKGSRYLHTPLGMMQAIFTKKTDEALTLMIKFS, from the exons ATGGGCCAGAAGACCAGCAACACAACGTCTAACAAAGCGGCAAACTCAAGTTTCTTCTCCTTTCTAAAACGCTTCTCGCCGCCAAAACCCTCGTCGGATAAGACCACGTCACCAAGGACAGGCATCTTTGCCAAGCTGACGCCAAACAAGTCCACGGATTTCACTCGTCTTATCAGCAACTGCATCTCTTTTGCATCGTCCAGAACCCAGGAGTACCTCGTATTCAAGGATCCAGAGGGCAAATTTCAGCCGAGTTCGCAGGCCTTAACTCAG GTCTTCCTGATGACTTACATCACTCAAAGCGTTAACCTCGACTATACAGACACCTTCAACTGCACAGCCATGACGCCCGAGCAACGCATCCTCCTGGGCGCTGATTGGGTTTGGGCCATCCTGGAGAAACCCACCAAGAACCCGAAAATACAGATCGCAGTGCAGGTCCTTCACCTGCCCGAAAGAGAAGAAGCGGAAGAGAGGGAAGCCGACGGAAAACCCGTCAGCGAGTCCATCCAGATGGCCCAGATGGAGTCCAGGAACAAGAACACGTATGAGCGGATGGTGGACTTCTGCACTTCCATTGGCAAGGACTGCTACGCcctctttttgttctttggaAAAAGGGACGACAAGGAGAACATCTACGGTGTCCTGAGCAACAACTTTGAGGCGGCTGTtggaaaatgtgacaaaatagaCAGAGCTCTAATTGAGAACTTCCTTAAAGGTTCGAGGTATCTCCACACACCCTTAGGAATGATGCAGGCCATtttcacaaagaaaacagatgaaGCGCTCACTCTAATGATTAAATTTAGCTGA